One window of the Triticum dicoccoides isolate Atlit2015 ecotype Zavitan chromosome 3B, WEW_v2.0, whole genome shotgun sequence genome contains the following:
- the LOC119281316 gene encoding uncharacterized protein LOC119281316 — protein sequence MDWDILPCCAAWWPRCGSFMLCSDGPPLLDGCRWLSLVRFPVVACVEPWVCLSFSLILLLLSLALLLLVHPAAYPTCFCLLPRVVRFLLSLCRSTRQGSKGWRANDPKKGWRANELLKSDEII from the exons ATGGACTGGGATATTTTGCCTTGCTGTGCCGCATGGTGGCCGAGATGCGGTAGCTTCATGCTCTGTTCCGATGGGCCTCCTCTGCTCGATGGTTGCCGCTGGTTGAG TTTGGTACGGTTTCCTGTTGTCGCTTGCGTCGAGCCCTGGGTCTGTCTCTCCTTCTCATTGAT CCTACTTCTCCTGTCATTGGCGCTTCTTCTTCTCGTCCATCCTGCTGCTTACCCAACGTGCTTCTGCTTGCTGCCTCGG GTCGTACGATTTCTTCTTTCGCTGTGTCGTTCGACTCGTCAAg GGAGTAAAGGTTGGAGAGCAAATGACCCTAAAAAAGGTTGGAGAGCAAATGAGTTGTTGAAGTCCGATGAGATTATATAG